A window from Corynebacterium accolens encodes these proteins:
- a CDS encoding serine/threonine protein kinase, giving the protein MPHLPEFFASQHNLHEKAVLDEGPNSTLFAVEDGSTHEELTVEIFAAGVEGIVKASTALHGLHHPALAALEGSGTTADGQEFLVRKGCKGTALPALADAPTKPRAQEILTPVAGAVDFLISRNHADFAVHGLKAERVFVDEDKEVAVLAAAGPGGASTAEESAEETAEKTPEKAESVTGADAVRAFQKLVAATCPSFTPDKDYSSAKEVVAALRPERDLDTSQFPPVQAEEPESQPQQQFPPQPQQQFPPQNQAGPQYQPQYQQQYQQQPVPPMNAAPPKKKGKGGLIALISVLAVIAVAAAGALWXFLSYPSWXDKEKNLANAYPSLIGSRSGQDGELGAECSSRAPEDGQEAKITCSGNGFDYTAAYYPSVEERDAVLPDAAPVELSNDRCTIQSYEASTDPQTYVMAVEGTQSIFMVWGDDAEAARLKLPLCAQ; this is encoded by the coding sequence GTGCCGCACCTTCCCGAATTCTTTGCTTCCCAGCACAACCTGCACGAAAAGGCAGTGCTGGATGAGGGGCCCAATTCCACCCTTTTTGCCGTGGAGGACGGCTCCACCCATGAGGAACTCACGGTGGAGATCTTCGCGGCGGGGGTAGAGGGCATCGTCAAGGCCTCTACCGCCCTGCACGGCCTGCACCACCCCGCGCTCGCCGCCCTGGAGGGCTCTGGCACCACCGCAGATGGCCAGGAATTCTTGGTCCGCAAGGGCTGTAAGGGCACAGCCTTGCCCGCGCTTGCTGATGCCCCCACCAAACCCCGCGCCCAAGAAATCCTCACCCCCGTGGCCGGCGCGGTGGATTTCCTGATTAGCCGCAACCACGCGGATTTCGCCGTCCATGGGCTCAAGGCTGAGCGCGTGTTCGTGGATGAGGATAAAGAGGTCGCCGTCCTCGCCGCCGCGGGCCCAGGTGGTGCCAGCACGGCGGAGGAATCGGCGGAGGAAACCGCCGAGAAAACTCCAGAAAAGGCCGAGAGCGTGACCGGCGCCGATGCCGTCCGCGCCTTCCAAAAACTCGTTGCCGCCACGTGCCCTTCCTTTACGCCGGACAAAGATTACTCGAGCGCCAAAGAGGTGGTGGCAGCGCTGCGCCCCGAGCGCGATCTCGATACTTCGCAGTTCCCGCCGGTGCAGGCCGAAGAGCCCGAGTCCCAGCCGCAACAACAGTTCCCMCCGCAACCGCAGCAGCAGTTCCCGCCGCAGAACCAGGCGGGCCCCCAGTATCAGCCGCAGTATCAACAGCAATACCAGCAACAGCCGGTACCACCGATGAATGCGGCCCCGCCAAAGAAGAAGGGCAAGGGCGGGCTCATCGCGCTCATTTCTGTTTTGGCCGTCATCGCAGTGGCTGCGGCGGGAGCGTTGTGGKATTTCCTGTCCTACCCCAGCTGGGRTGACAAGGAAAAGAACCTAGCGAATGCTTATCCGAGCCTGATTGGCTCGCGCAGCGGCCAAGACGGCGAGCTCGGCGCGGAGTGTTCCTCCCGCGCCCCAGAGGATGGTCAAGAAGCGAAGATCACCTGCTCGGGAAACGGTTTCGACTACACCGCCGCCTACTACCCCAGCGTGGAAGAACGCGATGCCGTCCTCCCAGACGCTGCCCCAGTAGAGCTGTCTAACGATAGGTGCACCATCCAAAGCTACGAGGCCTCAACGGATCCGCAGACCTACGTCATGGCCGTGGAGGGTACTCAGTCCATCTTCATGGTGTGGGGCGACGATGCCGAAGCCGCTCGGCTAAAGCTGCCGCTGTGTGCGCAGTAG
- a CDS encoding ATP-dependent Clp protease ATP-binding subunit, protein MFERFTDRARRVIVLAQEEARMLNHNYIGTEHILLGLIHEGEGVAAKALESMGISLEDVRREVEEIIGQGSQPHTGHIPFTPRAKKVLELSLREGLQMGHKYIGTEFLLLGLIREGDGVAAQVLTKLGADLPRVRQQVIQLLSGYEGGQQEGGGDSNQAPGPIGAGAGPGAGAGGRGGSGGSGERSNSLVLDQFGRNLTQAAKDGKLDPVVGRESEVERIMQVLSRRTKNNPVLIGEPGVGKTAVVEGLALDIVNGKVPETLKDKQLYSLDLGSLVAGSRYRGDFEERLKKVLKEINQRGDIILFIDEIHTLVGAGAAEGAIDAASLLKPKLARGELQTIGATTLDEYRKHIEKDAALERRFQPVQVDEPSLDDTFLILKGLRDKYEAHHRVSYTDEALHAAAQLADRYINDRFLPDKAVDLLDEAGARMRIKRMTAPKGLREVDDRIAEVRREKEAAIDAQDFEKAAGLRDDERKLGEERSEKEKQWRSGDLEEIAEVGEDQIAEVLAHWTGIPVLKLTEKESSRLLNMEEELHKRIIGQDEAVKSVSRAIRRTRAGLKDPRRPSGSFIFAGPSGVGKTELSKSLANFLFGSDDDLIQIDMGEFHDRFXASRLFGAPPGYVGYEEGGQLTEKVRRKPFSVVLFDEIEKAHKEIYNTLLQVLEDGRLTDGQGRVVDFKNTVLIFTSNLGTQDISKPVGLGFTGASENDSDAQYERMKAKVNDELKKHFRPEFLNRIDDVVVFHQLTREQIVQMVNLLIDRVGTQLEERDMGIELTDKAQNLLAQRGFDPVLGARPLRRTIQRDIEDQLSEKILFGEIGAGEIISVDVEGWDGESKDDSGATFTFTPRPKPLPDDIDEPSLADASVRDNNPSDEAADGSASDNSDSDSDGDNGDGNGGPEGDDPKDGGPKDGGSGSSNDGIDTNGEPDVISPDVPSEKPGLGNSDDDGKNPPPAGAGQPM, encoded by the coding sequence ATGTTCGAGAGGTTTACAGACCGTGCTCGTCGCGTCATCGTTTTGGCGCAAGAAGAAGCACGCATGCTTAACCACAACTACATCGGAACCGAGCACATCCTGCTCGGCCTTATCCACGAGGGAGAAGGTGTAGCTGCCAAGGCTCTAGAGTCCATGGGCATTTCTTTGGAGGACGTGCGCCGTGAGGTAGAGGAGATCATCGGCCAGGGCAGCCAGCCGCACACCGGCCACATTCCTTTTACCCCGCGCGCTAAGAAGGTCCTCGAGCTGTCCTTGCGCGAGGGCCTGCAGATGGGGCACAAGTACATTGGCACGGAGTTCCTCCTGCTCGGACTTATCCGTGAGGGCGACGGCGTTGCCGCACAGGTGCTGACGAAGCTCGGCGCTGATCTGCCGCGCGTGCGCCAGCAGGTTATCCAGCTGCTGTCCGGCTACGAGGGCGGCCAGCAAGAAGGCGGCGGCGACTCGAACCAGGCCCCAGGCCCCATCGGCGCGGGCGCAGGTCCCGGTGCCGGTGCCGGTGGGCGCGGTGGTTCCGGCGGCTCGGGCGAGCGCTCCAACTCGCTCGTGCTAGACCAGTTTGGCCGCAACCTCACCCAGGCAGCCAAGGACGGCAAGCTAGACCCCGTCGTGGGCCGCGAGTCCGAGGTTGAGCGCATCATGCAGGTGCTCTCGCGCCGCACCAAGAACAACCCAGTGCTCATCGGTGAGCCTGGCGTTGGTAAGACCGCAGTGGTTGAGGGCTTGGCGCTGGACATTGTTAACGGCAAGGTCCCAGAAACTCTCAAGGACAAGCAGCTGTACTCGCTTGACCTGGGTTCTTTGGTTGCCGGTTCCCGCTACCGCGGTGACTTTGAGGAACGCCTGAAGAAGGTTCTTAAGGAAATTAACCAGCGCGGCGACATCATCTTGTTCATCGATGAGATCCACACCCTCGTCGGTGCCGGTGCTGCCGAAGGTGCCATCGACGCCGCTTCGCTGCTAAAACCCAAGCTGGCCCGCGGCGAGCTGCAGACAATCGGTGCTACCACCCTGGATGAGTACCGCAAGCACATCGAAAAGGATGCCGCGCTGGAGCGTCGTTTCCAGCCGGTGCAGGTCGATGAACCTTCGCTGGATGACACCTTCCTCATCCTGAAGGGCCTGCGCGATAAGTACGAGGCGCACCACCGCGTGTCCTACACCGATGAGGCGCTGCACGCCGCCGCGCAGCTGGCGGACCGCTACATCAATGACCGCTTCTTGCCGGACAAGGCCGTCGACCTCCTCGATGAGGCCGGTGCCCGCATGCGCATCAAGCGCATGACCGCCCCGAAGGGCCTGCGCGAGGTCGATGACCGCATTGCCGAGGTTCGCCGGGAAAAGGAAGCGGCTATCGATGCCCAGGACTTCGAAAAGGCCGCCGGCTTGCGCGATGACGAGCGCAAGCTGGGCGAGGAGCGCTCCGAGAAGGAAAAGCAGTGGCGCTCCGGTGACCTGGAGGAAATCGCCGAGGTGGGCGAGGACCAAATCGCTGAGGTCCTGGCGCACTGGACCGGCATCCCCGTGCTGAAGCTGACGGAGAAGGAATCTTCCCGCCTGCTCAACATGGAAGAGGAGCTGCACAAGCGCATCATTGGCCAGGACGAGGCGGTCAAGTCCGTCTCCCGCGCCATCCGCCGCACCCGTGCAGGCCTGAAGGATCCACGCCGTCCTTCCGGTTCCTTCATCTTCGCCGGCCCGTCCGGTGTGGGTAAGACTGAGCTGTCGAAGTCGCTGGCTAACTTCCTCTTCGGTTCGGATGATGACCTCATCCAGATCGATATGGGTGAGTTCCACGACCGCTTCMCCGCTTCCCGCCTCTTCGGTGCTCCTCCGGGATACGTTGGCTACGAAGAGGGCGGCCAGCTGACCGAGAAGGTTCGCCGCAAGCCGTTCTCCGTGGTGCTTTTTGATGAGATCGAAAAGGCCCACAAAGAGATCTACAACACCTTGCTGCAGGTGCTGGAAGACGGCCGGCTTACCGATGGCCAGGGTCGCGTCGTCGACTTCAAGAACACCGTCCTCATCTTCACCTCGAACCTGGGTACCCAGGACATCTCGAAGCCGGTGGGCTTGGGCTTTACCGGCGCTAGCGAGAACGATTCGGACGCCCAGTACGAGCGCATGAAGGCGAAGGTTAACGACGAGCTGAAGAAGCACTTCCGCCCCGAGTTCCTGAACCGTATCGATGACGTCGTGGTCTTCCACCAGCTCACCCGCGAGCAGATCGTGCAGATGGTTAACCTGCTCATTGACCGCGTGGGTACCCAGCTGGAAGAGCGCGATATGGGCATCGAGCTCACCGATAAGGCCCAGAACCTCCTGGCCCAGCGCGGCTTCGACCCGGTTCTTGGTGCCCGCCCGTTGCGTCGCACCATTCAGCGCGATATCGAGGACCAGCTCTCAGAGAAGATTCTCTTCGGCGAGATTGGCGCCGGCGAGATCATCTCGGTCGACGTTGAAGGCTGGGACGGCGAGTCCAAGGACGACTCCGGCGCTACCTTCACCTTCACCCCGCGCCCGAAGCCGCTGCCGGATGACATCGATGAGCCCTCGCTTGCCGATGCCTCCGTGCGCGACAACAACCCCTCCGACGAGGCCGCCGACGGTTCCGCTTCGGATAATTCCGACTCCGATTCCGATGGCGACAACGGCGACGGTAACGGCGGCCCAGAGGGCGACGATCCGAAGGATGGTGGCCCGAAGGACGGCGGTTCCGGTTCCAGCAATGATGGCATCGACACCAACGGCGAGCCAGATGTCATTTCCCCGGACGTGCCTTCGGAAAAGCCGGGGCTCGGCAACTCCGACGACGATGGCAAGAACCCGCCACCGGCAGGCGCTGGCCAGCCGATGTAA
- a CDS encoding DUF4236 domain-containing protein, producing MGLQYRSRKKTGKNSWINISGSGASMSTKIGPVTFNSRGGMWVNLPGGLNFRGRWR from the coding sequence ATGGGACTTCAGTATCGTTCGCGCAAAAAGACCGGCAAGAATAGCTGGATAAACATTTCCGGATCCGGTGCCTCTATGTCCACGAAGATTGGGCCGGTGACCTTTAATTCCCGCGGCGGCATGTGGGTCAACCTCCCGGGCGGACTCAACTTCCGCGGCCGCTGGCGTTAG